One part of the Candidatus Eisenbacteria bacterium genome encodes these proteins:
- a CDS encoding porin family protein: MKRSRRANALMSYSHDSRGAGLAVLLVLGGFLAGAPAYSASSDGWAQVRGFSAGLQLETNLIGVEDQDVNADPDQLFIDDIGRGVVLNLDYTFTPAFTLRLAVGSALHETTQMDVEAYHACSLIEAQWRFLPMNRVRPYLIGGLGGTALRMDSSGSTAETSGGMTTIGAGFLYNFTKHLLWDMSVRLDLINWSHEKFRYEHTDGTTTELKAPVNGDGRAGKFHMGLSWVF; encoded by the coding sequence ATGAAAAGGTCTAGAAGAGCAAACGCGCTGATGTCGTATTCCCATGACAGCCGTGGCGCCGGTTTGGCTGTGTTGCTGGTCCTTGGCGGCTTCCTTGCCGGAGCGCCGGCCTATTCGGCCTCATCGGATGGCTGGGCCCAAGTCCGGGGTTTCTCGGCCGGCTTGCAGTTGGAAACCAATCTTATCGGTGTTGAAGATCAAGATGTAAACGCCGATCCAGATCAACTCTTCATCGATGATATCGGCCGCGGCGTTGTCCTGAATCTTGATTATACTTTTACACCGGCTTTCACATTGCGGTTGGCGGTCGGCTCTGCGCTGCATGAAACAACCCAAATGGATGTCGAAGCCTACCATGCCTGCAGCCTTATTGAAGCTCAGTGGCGATTTCTTCCCATGAATAGGGTCAGGCCCTATCTGATCGGTGGGTTAGGCGGCACCGCCCTGCGGATGGATTCTTCCGGCTCTACAGCCGAAACCAGCGGGGGGATGACCACAATCGGAGCCGGATTCCTTTACAATTTCACGAAACACCTCCTTTGGGACATGAGTGTCCGTTTGGATCTCATCAACTGGAGCCATGAAAAATTCAGATATGAGCATACCGATGGAACCACCACGGAACTGAAAGCCCCCGTCAATGGTGATGGTAGGGCGGGGAAATTTCACATGGGGCTTTCTTGGGTATTTTAG